A genomic segment from Spinacia oleracea cultivar Varoflay chromosome 3, BTI_SOV_V1, whole genome shotgun sequence encodes:
- the LOC110776339 gene encoding glycine-rich cell wall structural protein 1.8-like, producing the protein MSNRQTDRQTGTHEKGSGGGGGLGAPGSTGASGARDPLGAPGSTGASMTNKGAPGYDPTAYGLDTGGQQQQLHRVAGDEGAGKQHGTTTGGGQHRTDAGVGTGQGYTYGTAGSMGQTGTTTGYHAGVHVPHSTGSGGGEQKQQLHRTEHGGGDTGRAGLGGVGEGYDTGMGGGIGGGQREVRTDTVIIESVGVGGDIGNDTGEMDQWAARGVGGEGKGTHGGYDTRGQRRG; encoded by the coding sequence ATGTCAAACCGTCAAACTGATCGACAAACAGGAACCCATGAAAAgggtagtggtggtggtggggggTTAGGAGCTCCAGGATCCACGGGTGCATCCGGAGCCCGTGATCCATTAGGAGCACCTGGGTCAACTGGAGCATCCATGACTAACAAAGGGGCACCCGGGTATGACCCAACAGCTTATGGACTTGATACCGGTGGTCAACAACAACAACTCCACCGCGTTGCTGGTGATGAGGGTGCTGGGAAACAACACGGAACCACCACCGGCGGCGGGCAGCACCGCACAGACGCGGGTGTAGGCACTGGGCAAGGGTACACTTACGGGACAGCAGGAAGCATGGGACAAACTGGTACAACAACAGGGTACCATGCTGGAGTTCATGTCCCCCACTCCACCGGTAGCGGCGGTGGGGAGCAGAAGCAGCAGCTACACCGCACGGAACACGGTGGAGGGGATACCGGAAGGGCGGGCCTCGGAGGTGTTGGCGAAGGATACGATACAGGGATGGGTGGCGGAATCGGAGGAGGACAACGAGAGGTGAGAACTGATACTGTGATTATTGAAAGTGTTGGTGTTGGAGGTGACATTGGGAATGATACAGGGGAAATGGACCAGTGGGCAGCCCGTGGAGTCGGTGGAGAGGGTAAAGGAACTCACGGTGGATATGATACTAGAGGGCAACGTAGAGGATGA
- the LOC110776337 gene encoding pentatricopeptide repeat-containing protein At5g44230, producing MRSPTIPRLSLSANAIHKFCFQDKSILPPPTPNHHLQQLSESRIISLLDSCTHLNHLKAVHASIYRCCLEQNRFVLTKLIRVLTNLNSPINGYPRAIFNQVQHPNCFLWTALIRGYVVSRLFHEAINLYDCMKRDCVRPNSFTFCTLFKAATLMGDVGLGCQLHGELFKLGGFGGSGFFLHAGNTLIDLYVKCGVMESARNVFDEMPVRDVVSGTSLIVAYAKGGAMEAAMELFDELDVKDVVVWTAMITSYSQNARPRDALEMFERMQGCAIEPDEFTLAGVISACAQLGTTKYSMCIRDIAERSGHGPERNVFIGSALVDMYSKCGRVDDAYAIFKVMRERNVYSYSSMILGFAVHGRAVEAMQLFCEMKKTDIRPNRVTLIGVLTACSHAGMVEEGRKLFKTMEETYGVTPTGDHYTCMVDLLGRSGHLEEALDLAKSMPIEPHGGVWGALLGACSIYNNPETAEIAASHLFELEPNNIGNYVLFANILSSAGKWDGVSRVRKLMRIKGLKKNPACSWVEGKKGIIHEFFAGDQTHPRFREIKQVLEDLLTRLRLHGYQPNLVSVSYDVSDDDKRQILMTHSEKLALAFELLSTESAHTIRIMKNLRICEDCHIFMCGASKITEREIVVRDNLRFHHFRDGSCSCGNFW from the coding sequence ATGCGATCTCCGACTATTCCTCGTCTCTCACTCTCAGCCAACGCAATCCACAAATTCTGCTTTCAAGACAAGTCAATTCTCCCTCCTCCAACCCCAAATCACCATCTTCAACAACTCTCTGAATCACGCATTATCTCTCTCCTCGATTCCTGCACTCATCTCAACCACCTCAAAGCCGTCCATGCGAGTATCTACCGTTGCTGCCTGGaacaaaacagattcgtcctcACCAAACTCATCCGTGTTCTCACCAACCTCAACTCACCCATTAATGGCTACCCTCGCGCCATCTTCAACCAAGTTCAGCACCCGAATTGCTTCCTCTGGACCGCTCTGATTCGTGGGTATGTCGTAAGTAGGCTGTTTCATGAAgctataaatttatatgattgTATGAAAAGAGATTGTGTTAGACCTAATTCTTTTACTTTCTGTACTCTGTTTAAGGCTGCTACTTTAATGGGGGATGTGGGTTTGGGTTGTCAGTTACATGGAGAGCTGTTTAAGCTTGGTGGGTTTGGTGGGTCGGGTTTTTTTTTACACGCTGGGAATACTTTGATTGATTTGTATGTGAAATGTGGGGTTATGGAAAGTGCACGCAATGTGTTTGATGAAATGCCTGTGAGAGATGTTGTATCTGGCACTTCGCTCATTGTTGCGTATGCTAAAGGTGGGGCGATGGAGGCTGCTATGGAGTTGTTTGATGAGCTTGATGTGAAGGATGTTGTGGTATGGACTGCTATGATTACCTCGTATTCACAGAATGCTCGACCTAGGGATGCTTTGGAGATGTTTGAGAGAATGCAAGGTTGTGCAATTGAACCTGATGAGTTTACATTGGCTGGTGTTATTTCTGCTTGTGCTCAGCTTGGTACGACTAAGTATTCGATGTGTATTCGAGATATTGCTGAAAGATCGGGACATGGGCCAGAGAGAAATGTGTTTATTGGGTCTGCTTTGGTAGATATGTATTCCAAGTGTGGGAGAGTGGATGATGCGTATGCCATTTTTAAGGTGATGAGAGAAAGGAATGTGTACAGTTACAGTTCGATGATTCTGGGGTTCGCAGTTCATGGTCGTGCTGTTGAAGCAATGCAATTGTTCTGTGAGATGAAGAAGACGGATATAAGACCGAACAGAGTCACTTTGATTGGGGTTCTTACAGCTTGTAGTCATGCTGGAATGGTGGAAGAAGGCCGTAAGTTATTCAAAACTATGGAGGAAACTTATGGTGTTACTCCTACAGGTGATCATTATACTTGCATGGTTGACCTTCTTGGAAGATCTGGTCACTTGGAAGAAGCTCTTGATCTTGCCAAATCAATGCCAATAGAACCTCATGGGGGTGTATGGGGTGCATTACTTGGAGCTTGTAGCATTTATAATAACCCTGAAACTGCTGAGATTGCTGCTAGCCATTTATTTGAACTTGAACCTAATAATATAGGGAATTATGTCTTGTTTGCAAACATACTTTCATCAGCTGGAAAATGGGATGGTGTTTCAAGAGTGAGGAAACTAATGAGGATCAAAGGTTTGAAAAAGAATCCTGCTTGTAGTTGGGTGGAAGGAAAGAAAGGaattatacacgagttttttgCTGGAGACCAGACACATCCGAGATTCAGAGAGATTAAGCAGGTGTTGGAAGACCTTCTTACTAGGCTGAGGCTTCATGGATACCAACCAAATCTGGTTTCAGTGAGTTATGATGTTAGTGATGATGACAAGAGACAAATACTAATGACTCACAGTGAGAAGTTAGCTTTAGCTTTTGAATTGTTGAGTACCGAGTCTGCTCATACAATCAGGATTATGAAGAACCTTAGAATTTGTGAGGACTGTCACATTTTTATGTGTGGTGCTTCAAAGATTACTGAGAGGGAGATTGTTGTTAGAGATAACTTGAGATTCCACCATTTTCGAGATGGATCATGCTCATGTGGAAATTTCTGGTAA